In Streptomyces hawaiiensis, one genomic interval encodes:
- a CDS encoding S41 family peptidase has product MTYLRLPHLHDDLLCFVAEDDLWLAPLDAPGRAWRITVDRTKAGHPRFSPDGRHLAWTSWRSLVPEVHVVPVDGGPGRQVSHWGSADTRVCGWTPDGEILAVASHGEPFSYFTWAYKLSPGGDPGRKLPWGPVADIQVADVDGERRSLLLTGTPPHEPASWKRYRGGAMGRLWLHGERLLEGLGGHLHSPMFVGGRIAFLSDHEGVGNLYSCAYDGSGLRRHTDHDAFYARHAASDGTRVVYQCGGDLWLVDDLSPDSEPRRLDVRLSGPRAGRRPYQVAASRHVDGLSVDETGRASAVVVRGSLYWLTHRDGPARTLTDTPGVRVRLPEMLGGSGRVAYVTDAEGEDAIEIASLPRASGDRAPRRLAPGALGRVRELVSDPEGERLAVASHDGRLLLVDVTEDSDGEVTELIRSVNGPVRDLAFSPDGAWLTWSHPGVGRSLRQIKMARLAGTAEGDRLVVDVTNGRFEDENPVFTRDGRYLAFLSWRGFDPVYDVHTGDLSFPLGCRPYLVPLSSATPSPFAVNPEGRPAAGGLDPVEDDENGDNGAVTVEAEGLESRVTPFPVAASKYSALHPVAGGGLVWLRWPISGALGETFANPDDTSGRPTLEHFGVTKARKSELAQHLDWFAVSGDGSRLVIVDEGELRAVPANEPGDSDSTVWIDARRILHTADPAAEWRQAYEEAGRLIRAYFWDPGMCGIDWDGVLDQYRPLVERVASPDEFADLLREVLGELGTSHAYVTAARRNEGPPHYQRRQGLLGANFVRRDGGWAVKRILLGDSSDSKARSPLAGAGIREGAVLTHVDGRPVDPDAGPYPLLAGAGGTTVELTFDPAEGPAEGGGPPRRVAVVPLVDERPLRYQDWVAKRRAVVRELSGGRCGYLHIPDMGGSGWAQFNRDLRMEVSRPALIVDVRGNAGGHISELVIETLSRTILGWDLTRDAQPVSYTSNAPRGPVVALADEATSSDGDMITAAFKLLKLGPVVGQRTWGGVVGMTGRHELGDGTVITVPMNAAWFDAYGWSVENQGVTPDIDVLRTPLDWAEGRHAQLTDAVELALGLLETDPPATPPNYGDVPDRSRPKLPPRT; this is encoded by the coding sequence GTGACCTATCTGCGTCTGCCGCACCTCCATGACGACCTGTTGTGCTTCGTGGCCGAGGACGACCTCTGGCTCGCCCCGCTCGACGCCCCCGGCCGGGCCTGGCGGATCACCGTCGACCGCACCAAGGCGGGCCACCCGCGCTTCTCGCCCGACGGCCGCCACCTCGCCTGGACGAGCTGGCGCAGTCTGGTGCCCGAGGTCCATGTCGTCCCGGTCGACGGCGGCCCGGGCCGCCAGGTGAGCCACTGGGGCAGCGCCGACACCCGGGTCTGCGGCTGGACCCCGGACGGCGAGATCCTCGCCGTGGCCTCGCACGGCGAGCCCTTCTCCTACTTCACCTGGGCCTACAAGCTCTCCCCCGGCGGCGACCCGGGCCGCAAACTGCCCTGGGGGCCGGTCGCCGACATCCAGGTCGCCGACGTGGACGGGGAGCGCAGGTCCCTGCTCCTCACCGGCACCCCGCCGCACGAACCGGCCTCCTGGAAGCGCTACCGCGGCGGGGCCATGGGCAGGCTCTGGCTGCACGGCGAACGGCTGCTGGAGGGCCTCGGCGGCCATCTGCACTCGCCCATGTTCGTCGGCGGCCGCATCGCGTTCCTCTCCGACCACGAGGGCGTCGGCAACCTCTACTCCTGCGCCTACGACGGCTCCGGCCTGCGCCGGCACACCGACCACGACGCCTTCTACGCCCGGCACGCCGCCAGCGACGGCACCCGGGTGGTGTACCAGTGCGGCGGCGACCTGTGGCTGGTGGACGACCTGTCCCCGGACTCCGAGCCGCGCCGGCTGGACGTACGGCTGAGCGGGCCGCGGGCGGGGCGGCGCCCCTACCAGGTGGCGGCATCCCGGCACGTCGACGGGCTCTCGGTCGACGAGACCGGGCGGGCGAGCGCCGTCGTCGTGCGCGGCAGCCTGTACTGGCTGACCCACCGGGACGGCCCGGCCCGCACCCTCACCGACACCCCCGGCGTCCGGGTGCGGCTGCCGGAGATGCTCGGCGGGAGCGGGCGGGTGGCGTACGTGACGGACGCCGAGGGCGAGGACGCCATCGAGATCGCCTCCCTGCCCCGGGCCAGCGGCGACCGGGCGCCCCGCAGGCTCGCCCCGGGCGCGCTGGGCCGGGTGCGCGAGCTGGTCTCGGACCCGGAGGGCGAGCGGCTGGCGGTCGCCTCGCACGACGGCCGGCTCCTCCTCGTCGACGTCACCGAGGACTCCGACGGCGAGGTCACCGAGCTGATCCGGTCGGTCAACGGGCCCGTGCGCGACCTCGCGTTCTCCCCGGACGGGGCGTGGCTGACCTGGTCGCACCCGGGCGTCGGGCGGAGCCTGCGGCAGATCAAGATGGCCCGGCTCGCCGGAACGGCGGAAGGGGACCGGCTGGTCGTCGACGTCACCAACGGCCGCTTCGAGGACGAGAACCCGGTCTTCACGCGCGACGGCCGCTACCTCGCCTTCCTGTCCTGGCGCGGCTTCGACCCGGTCTACGACGTGCACACCGGCGACCTGTCCTTCCCGCTGGGCTGCCGCCCGTACCTCGTGCCGCTGTCCTCCGCGACGCCCTCCCCGTTCGCGGTGAACCCGGAGGGCCGCCCGGCCGCCGGGGGCCTGGACCCGGTGGAGGACGACGAGAACGGGGACAACGGGGCGGTGACCGTCGAGGCCGAGGGGCTGGAGAGCCGCGTCACGCCGTTCCCGGTGGCCGCCTCCAAGTACTCGGCGCTGCACCCGGTGGCGGGCGGCGGGCTGGTGTGGCTGCGCTGGCCGATCTCGGGCGCCCTCGGCGAGACGTTCGCCAACCCGGACGACACCAGCGGCCGGCCGACCCTGGAGCACTTCGGCGTCACCAAGGCCAGGAAGTCCGAACTCGCCCAGCACCTCGATTGGTTCGCGGTCAGCGGCGACGGCAGCCGGCTGGTGATCGTCGACGAGGGCGAGCTGCGCGCGGTCCCCGCCAACGAGCCGGGCGACTCCGACTCGACGGTATGGATCGACGCGCGCCGCATCCTGCACACGGCCGACCCGGCGGCGGAGTGGCGGCAGGCGTACGAGGAGGCCGGGCGGCTGATCCGGGCCTACTTCTGGGACCCGGGCATGTGCGGCATCGACTGGGACGGGGTGCTGGACCAGTACCGCCCGCTGGTCGAACGGGTCGCGTCTCCCGACGAGTTCGCCGACCTGCTCCGCGAGGTCCTGGGCGAGCTGGGCACGTCCCACGCCTACGTCACCGCCGCCCGGCGCAACGAGGGCCCGCCCCACTACCAGCGCCGGCAGGGCCTGCTGGGTGCCAACTTCGTACGCCGGGACGGCGGCTGGGCCGTCAAGCGGATCCTGCTCGGCGACTCCTCCGACTCCAAGGCCCGCTCCCCGCTGGCCGGCGCGGGCATCCGGGAGGGCGCGGTCCTCACCCATGTGGACGGCCGCCCGGTGGATCCGGACGCGGGCCCGTACCCGCTGCTGGCCGGTGCGGGCGGTACGACGGTGGAGCTGACCTTCGACCCGGCGGAGGGCCCGGCGGAGGGCGGGGGCCCGCCCCGGCGGGTCGCCGTCGTCCCGCTCGTGGACGAGCGGCCGCTGCGCTACCAGGACTGGGTGGCCAAACGCCGGGCGGTGGTACGCGAGTTGAGCGGCGGACGCTGCGGCTATCTGCACATCCCGGACATGGGTGGTTCGGGCTGGGCGCAGTTCAACCGCGACCTGCGCATGGAGGTGTCCCGCCCCGCGCTGATCGTGGACGTGCGCGGCAACGCCGGCGGTCACATCAGCGAGCTGGTCATCGAGACGCTGAGCCGGACGATCCTGGGCTGGGACCTGACCCGTGACGCCCAGCCGGTGTCGTACACCTCGAACGCGCCCAGGGGCCCGGTCGTGGCCCTGGCCGACGAGGCGACCTCCTCCGACGGCGACATGATCACCGCCGCGTTCAAGCTGCTGAAGCTCGGCCCGGTCGTGGGGCAGCGCACCTGGGGCGGAGTGGTCGGCATGACCGGCCGCCACGAGCTGGGCGACGGCACGGTGATCACGGTGCCGATGAACGCGGCCTGGTTCGACGCGTACGGCTGGTCGGTGGAGAACCAGGGCGTCACCCCCGACATCGACGTCCTGCGCACCCCACTGGACTGGGCCGAGGGGCGGCACGCCCAGCTGACCGACGCGGTGGAACTGGCGCTCGGGCTGCTGGAGACCGACCCGCCGGCGACGCCGCCGAACTACGGCGACGTACCGGACCGCTCCCGCCCGAAGCTGCCGCCCAGGACGTGA
- a CDS encoding SDR family oxidoreductase — protein sequence MSRVSLEGKVAVVTGAARGVGELLARKLSARGVKVALVGLEPDALKQVSGRLHSDSDHWHADVTDHEAMARVASEVEERFGRVDIVVANAGVATGGPFADSDPESWRRVIDVNLIGSAVTARAFLPLLTRSRGYLLQIASLAAITPAPMMTAYCASKSGVEAYAHSLRAEVGHRGVKVGVGYLSWTDTDMVRGADQDDVMRELRQRLPWPSNKTYPLGPAVDRLVEGIERRSSHVYGQWWLRGMQGVRGYLPGVIGTVGQREMRRFADRLTGMRTGLVGAGGAADEQQRNTLRE from the coding sequence ATGAGCAGGGTGAGCCTCGAAGGCAAGGTCGCCGTGGTGACCGGGGCGGCGCGCGGCGTCGGGGAGTTGCTGGCCCGCAAGCTCTCCGCGCGCGGTGTGAAGGTGGCGCTGGTCGGCCTGGAGCCGGACGCGCTCAAGCAGGTCTCCGGGCGGCTGCACAGCGACAGCGACCACTGGCACGCCGACGTCACCGACCACGAGGCGATGGCCCGTGTCGCGAGCGAGGTCGAGGAACGCTTCGGCCGGGTCGACATCGTCGTCGCCAACGCCGGTGTCGCCACCGGCGGGCCGTTCGCGGACTCCGACCCGGAGTCCTGGCGGCGGGTGATCGACGTCAACCTGATCGGCTCGGCGGTGACGGCCCGCGCCTTCCTGCCGCTGCTGACGCGGAGCCGGGGCTATCTGCTGCAGATCGCCTCCCTCGCCGCGATCACCCCGGCGCCGATGATGACCGCGTACTGCGCGTCCAAGTCGGGCGTGGAGGCGTACGCGCACAGCCTGCGTGCCGAGGTCGGGCACCGGGGCGTGAAGGTGGGCGTCGGGTACCTCTCGTGGACCGACACCGACATGGTGCGCGGGGCCGACCAGGACGACGTCATGCGGGAGTTGAGGCAGCGGCTGCCCTGGCCGTCCAACAAGACGTACCCGCTGGGGCCGGCCGTGGACCGGCTCGTGGAGGGGATCGAGCGCCGGTCGAGCCATGTGTACGGGCAGTGGTGGCTGCGCGGGATGCAGGGCGTGCGCGGCTATCTGCCCGGGGTCATCGGGACGGTGGGCCAGCGCGAGATGCGACGGTTCGCGGACCGGCTGACGGGCATGCGCACGGGCCTGGTCGGGGCCGGTGGAGCGGCCGATGAACAGCAGCGGAACACGCTCCGTGAGTGA
- a CDS encoding alpha/beta fold hydrolase, producing the protein MSRLLSVDSGPYAPPAPARELTAVSADGARLHVEVHGPEGAPAVVLAHGWTCSTAFWAAQIRGLAADHRVIAYDQRGHGRSPATPACSSDALADDLEAVLEAALAPGEQAVVAGHSMGGMTVMAASGRAAFRAHAAAVLLCSTGSSQLVAASTVVPLRAGRVRTWLTRQILGSRAPLGPVTPLARRILKYGTMGPGSAPHMIEACARIVHACPRKVRHAWSQVLDLLDLDHGVRELDVPTAVIVGTADRLTPPAQARALAAALPHCTGIAELPGIGHMTPIEAPELVTGTIRELVRTHIQVVSEESA; encoded by the coding sequence GTGAGCCGTCTGCTGTCCGTCGACTCCGGGCCGTACGCCCCGCCCGCCCCCGCGCGCGAACTGACCGCCGTATCGGCTGACGGCGCCCGGCTGCACGTCGAGGTCCACGGGCCCGAGGGCGCGCCCGCCGTCGTCCTCGCCCACGGCTGGACCTGCTCCACCGCCTTCTGGGCGGCGCAGATCCGCGGCCTGGCCGCCGACCACCGGGTCATCGCCTACGATCAGCGCGGCCACGGGCGCAGCCCCGCGACCCCCGCGTGCAGCTCCGACGCACTCGCCGACGACCTGGAAGCCGTCCTCGAGGCCGCCCTCGCGCCTGGCGAACAGGCCGTGGTCGCCGGGCACTCCATGGGCGGGATGACCGTCATGGCGGCCTCCGGCAGAGCCGCTTTCCGCGCGCACGCGGCCGCCGTCCTGCTGTGCAGCACGGGCAGTTCGCAGCTGGTCGCGGCCTCCACCGTCGTCCCCCTGCGGGCCGGGCGGGTGCGGACCTGGCTGACCCGGCAAATCCTCGGCTCCCGCGCCCCGCTCGGGCCGGTCACGCCGCTGGCCCGCCGGATCCTCAAGTACGGGACGATGGGCCCCGGTTCGGCCCCGCACATGATCGAGGCGTGCGCGCGGATCGTGCACGCCTGCCCCCGCAAGGTCCGCCACGCCTGGTCGCAGGTGCTGGATCTGCTCGACCTCGACCACGGCGTGCGGGAGCTGGACGTGCCCACGGCCGTGATCGTCGGGACGGCGGACCGGCTGACGCCGCCGGCGCAGGCCCGGGCCCTGGCCGCCGCGCTGCCGCACTGCACCGGGATCGCCGAACTGCCCGGCATCGGCCACATGACGCCCATCGAGGCGCCCGAACTGGTCACCGGCACCATCCGGGAGCTCGTCCGCACACACATCCAGGTCGTATCCGAGGAGAGCGCATGA
- a CDS encoding flavin-containing monooxygenase — MGEREHEHVRVAVVGSGFGGLGAAVRLRREGVTDFVVLERASSVGGTWRDNSYPGCRCDVPSHLYSFSFAPHPDWPRTFSGQEHIRAYLEHVTDVFRLRPHIRFDSEVKRMSWNTERLCWDIETSGGNLSADLVVSATGPLSDPKVPDIPGLESFPGKVFHSARWDHDYDLRGKRVAMVGTGASAAQIVPSIQPDVSRLTLFQRTAPWVMPRMDRAISGAERWMHRQLPFTSQIRRGLLWGIRELQVQAFTKHPGQLGLVEDLARRNMARSIKDPALRAKLTPDYRIGCKRILLSSDYYPALAQPNVDVVTSGLAEVRGSTLVAADGSEAEVDAIVFGTGFHVTDMPIADRVVGADGRTLAETWKGGMEALRGASAAGFPNWMTVIGPNTGLGNSSMILMIESQLNYLADYVRQLDVLGRRVALDARPDAVRAWNHRVQERMKRTVWNTGGCTSWYLDASGRNTTIWPGTTGEFRRATRRVDLAEYDVLRAPVAEKTQKKAAKKAGVDA; from the coding sequence ATGGGCGAGCGCGAACACGAGCATGTGCGGGTCGCGGTGGTCGGGTCCGGGTTCGGCGGGCTGGGGGCCGCCGTGCGGCTGCGCCGCGAGGGTGTCACCGACTTCGTCGTCCTGGAGCGGGCGAGCAGTGTCGGCGGCACCTGGCGGGACAACAGCTACCCGGGCTGCCGGTGTGACGTGCCGTCGCATCTGTACTCGTTCTCCTTCGCGCCCCATCCCGACTGGCCGCGCACCTTCTCGGGGCAGGAGCACATCCGCGCCTACCTGGAGCACGTGACCGACGTGTTCCGGCTGCGGCCGCACATCCGCTTCGACTCGGAGGTGAAGCGGATGAGCTGGAACACCGAGCGGCTGTGCTGGGACATCGAGACCAGCGGCGGGAACCTGTCGGCGGACCTGGTCGTGTCGGCCACCGGGCCGCTGTCCGACCCGAAGGTGCCGGACATCCCCGGGCTGGAGTCCTTCCCGGGCAAGGTGTTCCACTCGGCCCGCTGGGACCACGACTACGACCTGCGCGGCAAGCGCGTCGCGATGGTGGGGACCGGCGCCTCGGCCGCCCAGATCGTGCCGTCGATCCAGCCCGATGTCTCCCGGCTCACCCTGTTCCAGCGCACAGCGCCCTGGGTGATGCCCCGCATGGACCGGGCGATCAGCGGCGCCGAGCGGTGGATGCACCGGCAGCTGCCCTTCACCTCGCAGATCAGGCGCGGACTGCTGTGGGGCATCCGGGAGTTGCAGGTCCAGGCGTTCACCAAGCATCCGGGGCAGCTCGGCCTCGTCGAGGACCTGGCCCGGCGCAACATGGCCCGCTCCATCAAGGACCCGGCCCTGCGGGCGAAGCTCACCCCGGACTACCGCATCGGCTGCAAGCGGATCCTGCTGTCCAGCGACTACTACCCGGCGCTCGCGCAGCCGAATGTGGACGTCGTCACGAGCGGCCTCGCCGAGGTCCGCGGCTCGACTCTGGTGGCCGCCGACGGCAGTGAGGCCGAGGTGGACGCGATCGTCTTCGGCACCGGGTTCCACGTCACCGACATGCCCATCGCCGACCGGGTCGTGGGCGCCGACGGGCGCACCCTCGCCGAGACCTGGAAGGGCGGCATGGAGGCCCTGCGCGGCGCCTCGGCGGCCGGCTTCCCCAACTGGATGACGGTCATCGGGCCCAACACCGGCCTCGGGAACTCCTCGATGATCCTCATGATCGAGTCCCAGCTGAACTACCTCGCCGACTACGTCCGCCAGCTCGACGTCCTCGGCCGCCGGGTCGCCCTCGACGCCCGCCCGGACGCCGTGCGCGCCTGGAACCACCGGGTGCAGGAGCGCATGAAGCGCACCGTGTGGAACACCGGCGGCTGCACCAGCTGGTACCTCGACGCGAGCGGCCGCAACACCACCATCTGGCCCGGTACCACCGGCGAGTTCCGGCGGGCGACCAGGCGGGTGGACCTCGCGGAGTACGACGTCCTGCGGGCCCCCGTAGCCGAGAAGACGCAGAAGAAGGCCGCGAAGAAGGCGGGGGTGGACGCGTGA
- a CDS encoding MerR family transcriptional regulator, whose product MAEKREYRMEELARLAGITVRTLRFYRERKLIPPPRREGRIAWYDDHHLARLRTITALLERGHTLSGIAELAEAFDHGRDVGDLLGVGGPTEEEPVHLTPEELADHFAGEATPENLAAAMELGYLGTDGEEIVHISRRLLDVSSALVHEGIPLAEVLGAAKQVRTHADALAELFTALVLRHASAQDLPRLRPLARSVVEAELSLALDRRMTRQG is encoded by the coding sequence GTGGCCGAGAAGCGTGAATACCGCATGGAAGAGCTGGCCCGCCTCGCCGGGATCACGGTGCGCACCCTGCGCTTCTACCGCGAACGCAAACTGATCCCGCCACCCCGCCGCGAGGGCCGCATCGCCTGGTACGACGACCACCACCTGGCCCGGCTGCGCACGATCACGGCCCTGCTGGAGCGCGGCCACACCCTCAGCGGCATCGCGGAACTGGCGGAGGCCTTCGACCACGGCCGGGACGTCGGCGACCTGCTCGGCGTCGGCGGCCCCACCGAGGAGGAGCCGGTCCACCTCACCCCCGAGGAACTCGCCGACCACTTCGCGGGCGAAGCCACACCGGAGAACCTCGCCGCCGCGATGGAACTCGGCTACCTCGGCACCGACGGCGAGGAGATCGTCCACATCAGCCGCCGCCTCCTGGACGTCTCCTCGGCCCTGGTCCACGAGGGCATCCCGCTCGCGGAGGTCCTCGGCGCGGCCAAACAGGTCCGCACCCACGCCGACGCCCTCGCCGAGCTCTTCACCGCCCTGGTCCTGCGCCACGCCTCCGCCCAGGACCTGCCCCGCCTGCGCCCACTGGCCCGGAGCGTGGTGGAGGCGGAACTGTCACTGGCGCTGGACCGGAGGATGACCCGCCAGGGCTGA
- a CDS encoding exodeoxyribonuclease III: MCRYRAGVLTVTSVNVNGLRAAAKKGFVEWLAESEADVLCLQEVRAEPEQLPEHVRAPEGWHVVHAPAAAKGRAGVSLYSRREPDRVRIGFGSDEFDGSGRYVEADLPGVTVASLYLPSGEVGTERQDEKERFMGEFLAYLKGLRERAAAEGREVLVCGDWNIAHQRADLKNWRGNTKNSGFLPEEREWLTRVFDLADGGCVDVVRALHPDTEGPYSWWSYRGRAFERDTGWRIDLAVATPGLAERAVKAFVERAASHDKRWSDHAPVTVVFEM; the protein is encoded by the coding sequence GTGTGCCGGTATCGTGCCGGGGTGCTCACTGTGACCTCTGTGAATGTGAACGGGCTCCGTGCCGCCGCGAAGAAGGGCTTCGTGGAGTGGCTCGCGGAGTCCGAAGCCGATGTGCTGTGCCTCCAGGAGGTGCGGGCCGAGCCGGAGCAGCTGCCGGAGCACGTCCGTGCGCCCGAAGGGTGGCACGTGGTGCACGCGCCGGCCGCCGCCAAGGGACGCGCCGGGGTGTCCCTGTACAGCCGCCGCGAGCCCGACCGGGTGCGGATCGGCTTCGGGTCCGACGAATTCGACGGCAGCGGGCGGTACGTCGAGGCCGACCTGCCGGGCGTCACCGTCGCCTCCCTCTACCTTCCCTCCGGCGAGGTCGGCACCGAGCGGCAGGACGAGAAGGAACGCTTCATGGGGGAGTTCCTCGCCTACCTCAAGGGGCTGCGGGAGCGTGCCGCCGCCGAGGGGCGCGAGGTGCTCGTCTGCGGCGACTGGAACATCGCCCACCAGCGGGCCGACCTGAAGAACTGGCGCGGCAACACCAAGAACTCCGGGTTCCTGCCCGAGGAGCGGGAGTGGCTGACCCGCGTCTTCGACCTGGCGGACGGCGGATGCGTCGATGTCGTCCGGGCGCTCCACCCGGACACCGAGGGGCCGTACTCCTGGTGGTCGTACCGGGGGCGTGCCTTCGAGCGGGATACGGGTTGGAGGATCGATCTCGCGGTCGCGACCCCCGGGCTTGCGGAGAGGGCGGTCAAGGCGTTTGTGGAGCGGGCCGCCAGCCATGACAAGCGGTGGTCGGATCACGCTCCCGTGACGGTCGTCTTCGAGATGTGA
- a CDS encoding GNAT family N-acetyltransferase, giving the protein MHIRRVSFDHPDAMKLNDQVQAEYAVRYGDDGDATPMAAADFDPPNGVYLIAYDEHGTPVASGGWRAQDANDEGNVDGDAELKRMYVVDGMRGRGLARRILAALEEDARAAGRIRMVLETGTKQPEAIALYTSSGYEPCAKFGYYRLYDSSRCFAKPLRPAR; this is encoded by the coding sequence ATGCACATACGCCGGGTCTCCTTCGACCACCCCGACGCCATGAAGCTGAACGACCAGGTCCAGGCCGAGTACGCCGTCCGCTACGGCGACGACGGCGACGCCACGCCCATGGCCGCCGCGGACTTCGACCCGCCGAACGGCGTCTACCTGATCGCTTACGACGAGCACGGCACCCCCGTCGCCTCGGGCGGCTGGCGCGCCCAGGACGCCAACGACGAGGGCAACGTCGACGGCGACGCCGAGCTCAAGCGCATGTACGTGGTCGACGGCATGCGCGGCCGGGGCCTGGCCCGTCGCATCCTGGCCGCCCTGGAGGAGGACGCCCGCGCGGCCGGCCGCATCCGCATGGTCCTGGAAACCGGCACCAAGCAGCCCGAGGCCATAGCCCTGTACACGTCCAGCGGCTACGAGCCGTGCGCCAAGTTCGGCTACTACCGCCTCTACGACTCGAGCCGCTGCTTCGCGAAGCCACTCCGGCCGGCCCGCTGA
- the glpR gene encoding gephyrin-like molybdotransferase receptor GlpR, whose protein sequence is MSSSGLIYAVIVGAWAAYLVPMWLRRQDELNEARPTERFSTAIRLLSGRAGMERRYAKDLRARSTDEEERDADDLDSVTDSVDVRAFAVSKTRPQTQAPVPSPAPGPPARPAAPEPPARQSPAPNAAASGRPRERVPAARRSASAQADQAAAARARRSKVLARRRRTTTMLFLAFTLGAIVAAVGGLAFLWAPGGPAVMLSVYIAYLRSQERRRFAYQMDRRMAEVAAQRLRERQRQPRRRPVADEEIGEPEEGPEPVTDPGLSALAADRRALVEQTDHAEWVDQQRERQRRPGQGGDSWEPVPVPLPTYVTAPVAPRATSDVDLGAPDTWSSARSSTVAPNTDNDSGAADHPGEPDHSAQDAGDGDGRSDARRAASARRARERGRTPLFDQYEDGDRPRAANE, encoded by the coding sequence GTGAGCAGCAGCGGCCTCATCTACGCAGTCATTGTCGGGGCCTGGGCCGCCTACTTGGTGCCCATGTGGCTCCGTAGGCAGGACGAGCTGAACGAGGCCCGTCCGACGGAACGCTTCAGCACCGCCATCCGGCTGCTGTCCGGACGGGCGGGGATGGAGCGCCGGTACGCCAAGGACCTGCGGGCGCGCTCCACCGACGAGGAGGAGCGGGACGCCGACGACCTGGACTCCGTCACCGACTCGGTGGACGTCCGGGCCTTCGCCGTGTCCAAGACCCGTCCGCAGACCCAGGCACCCGTACCGTCGCCCGCCCCCGGGCCCCCGGCCCGCCCGGCGGCCCCCGAGCCCCCGGCCCGCCAGTCGCCCGCACCGAACGCGGCGGCTTCCGGGCGTCCCCGGGAACGGGTGCCCGCCGCCCGGCGCAGCGCCTCGGCGCAGGCGGACCAGGCGGCCGCGGCGCGAGCCCGGCGCTCGAAGGTGCTCGCGCGCCGTCGGCGCACCACCACCATGCTGTTCCTCGCCTTCACGCTCGGCGCGATCGTCGCCGCGGTCGGGGGACTCGCCTTCCTGTGGGCGCCCGGCGGGCCCGCGGTCATGCTCAGCGTCTACATCGCGTACCTGCGCTCCCAGGAGCGCCGCCGGTTCGCGTACCAGATGGACCGCCGCATGGCCGAGGTCGCGGCCCAGCGCCTGCGGGAGCGGCAGCGCCAGCCCCGCCGGCGTCCCGTGGCCGACGAGGAGATCGGCGAACCGGAGGAGGGACCCGAGCCGGTGACCGACCCCGGCCTGTCGGCCCTCGCGGCGGACCGGCGCGCCCTCGTCGAGCAGACCGACCACGCGGAGTGGGTCGACCAGCAGCGTGAGCGGCAGCGGCGTCCGGGGCAGGGCGGCGACAGCTGGGAGCCGGTGCCGGTGCCCCTGCCGACGTACGTGACGGCCCCGGTCGCCCCGCGGGCCACCAGCGACGTGGACCTCGGCGCCCCCGACACCTGGAGCTCGGCCCGGTCGAGCACGGTCGCCCCGAACACGGACAACGACTCCGGCGCCGCCGACCACCCGGGCGAGCCGGACCACTCCGCCCAGGACGCGGGCGACGGCGACGGCCGCTCCGACGCCCGGAGGGCGGCCTCCGCACGGCGGGCCCGGGAGCGCGGCCGCACGCCGCTGTTCGACCAGTACGAGGACGGGGATCGGCCCCGGGCCGCCAACGAGTAG
- a CDS encoding GNAT family N-acetyltransferase gives MVDGDLVLRPIKLRDQRAWREVNRRNRDWLRPWEATIPPPSPGGPMTHRPTFRQMVRHLRAEANAGRMLPFVIEYQGRLVGQLTVAGITWGSMCSGHVGYWVDEAVAGRGVMPTAVALVTDHCFRTVGLHRIEVCIRPENGPSRRVVEKLGFREEGLRPRYLHIDGAWRDHLVFALTAEEVPDGLLRRWQRARSQSNPGMRHHPGN, from the coding sequence CTGGTGGACGGAGACCTCGTCCTCAGGCCGATAAAGCTGCGCGACCAGCGGGCATGGCGCGAGGTCAACCGGCGCAACCGCGACTGGCTGCGCCCCTGGGAGGCGACGATTCCGCCGCCCTCGCCCGGCGGGCCGATGACGCACCGCCCGACCTTCCGCCAGATGGTCCGCCACCTGAGGGCGGAGGCGAACGCGGGCCGGATGCTGCCCTTCGTCATCGAGTACCAGGGGCGGCTGGTGGGGCAGTTGACGGTCGCCGGGATCACCTGGGGCTCGATGTGCTCGGGCCACGTCGGCTACTGGGTGGACGAGGCCGTGGCCGGCCGCGGTGTGATGCCGACGGCGGTGGCGCTCGTCACGGACCACTGTTTCCGCACCGTCGGGCTGCACCGCATCGAGGTCTGCATTCGCCCCGAGAACGGGCCCAGCCGCCGGGTCGTGGAGAAACTCGGATTCCGCGAGGAGGGTCTGCGGCCGCGTTATCTCCACATCGACGGGGCCTGGCGCGACCATCTCGTCTTCGCGCTCACGGCGGAAGAGGTGCCGGACGGGTTGCTGAGACGCTGGCAGCGGGCACGATCGCAGAGTAATCCGGGAATGCGGCACCACCCCGGAAATTGA